Proteins encoded together in one Methanobacterium sp. window:
- a CDS encoding class III signal peptide-containing protein: MDEKAQISAEMILLIGAMLIIVIVAGGYILGITQSVAGNITSVIDTARDTTINRM, encoded by the coding sequence ATGGATGAAAAAGCTCAAATTAGCGCAGAAATGATACTGTTAATAGGTGCTATGTTAATAATAGTAATTGTTGCTGGAGGCTATATTCTAGGAATAACACAATCTGTAGCCGGTAACATTACCAGTGTTATAGATACTGCTAGAGATACCACAATTAATAGAATGTAA